In the genome of Sphaeramia orbicularis chromosome 13, fSphaOr1.1, whole genome shotgun sequence, one region contains:
- the mrps22 gene encoding small ribosomal subunit protein mS22, whose product MAAVSAARCLVRSYSRAKNVQRSKQMLVRCSTRTFCSGTQDDALPDKTKPQFTDPDVQDILTRITGMDVQKVFRPIKQELKPPTYKLMTDGQLKEALEAATEQAKKLLQMPPVLPERRPIDDVLSEDKILDGMDTAKYVFTDITYNIPHRERFIVVREPNGILRKATWDERDRLTQVYFPKEGRKLTPPLIFKEEKLKMVFSQDRHEDVLDLCQVQFEPDSSEYTRVHTATYEDLDKHGKYELLRSTRHFGGMAWYLVNARRVDGLVVDMLKRELLQDAVSLVSLFHMVHPHSESAQEAASQQATGTDLLKIYAQKESQRSGYIELALQAYELTAEKSSAA is encoded by the exons atggcggCGGTCAGTGCAGCGCGGTGCTTAGTACGAAGCTACTCTCGGGCGAAAAATGTTCAAAGGAGTAAACAGATGCTGGTTAGATGTAGTACCAGGACATTTTGCAGTGGAACACAAGATGACG CTCTCCCAGACAAGACAAAGCCCCAGTTCACAGATCCAGATGTGCAGGACATCCTCACCAGGATAACGGGCATGGACGTGCAGAAAGTTTTCCGCCCCATAAAGCAGGAGCTGAAGCCACCCACATACAAACTCATGACTGATGGACAACTGAAGGAG GCCCTGGAGGCAGCCACTGAACAGGCAAAAAAGCTGCTGCAGATGCCCCCTGTTCTGCCGGAGAGAAGACCCATAGATGATGTACTGTCagaggacaagatcctggatggCATGGACACAGCCAAATATGTTTTCACAGACATCACTTACAACATTCCACACAGG GAGAGGTTCATTGTTGTAAGGGAGCCCAACGGCATTCTTAGGAAAGCCACGTGGGATGAGAGAGACCGGCTTACTCAGGTCTACTTCCCTAAGGAAGGACGCAAACTAACGCCTCCTCTCATCTTCAAGGAAGAGAAGCTTAAG ATGGTGTTTTCCCAGGACCGTCACGAGGATGTGTTGGACCTGTGTCAGGTCCAATTTGAGCCAGATTCTTCAGAATACACCAGA GTGCATACTGCCACTTACGAGGACTTGGACAAACATGGCAAGTATGAGCTTCTGCGCTCCACCAGACACTTTGGAGGCATGGCCTGGTACCTGGTGAATGCTCGAAGAGTGGATGGCCTTGTAGTGGACATGCTGAAGAGAGAGCT GCTCCAGGATGCAGTGAGTTTAGTATCTCTCTTCCACATGGTCCATCCTCACAGTGAGTCGGCACAGGAAGCTGCCAGTCAGCAGGCCACCGGCACTGACCTGCTCAAG ATCTATGCCCAGAAGGAATCCCAGAGGTCAGGTTACATTGAGCTGGCCCTTCAGGCATATGAACTGACAGCTGAGAAGAGCTCTGCTGCCTGA